A section of the Hevea brasiliensis isolate MT/VB/25A 57/8 chromosome 17, ASM3005281v1, whole genome shotgun sequence genome encodes:
- the LOC110647882 gene encoding uncharacterized protein LOC110647882: protein MAVQSPTSNGIQPSTSHSIPSATDHQFFVWREFVWGAIAGAFGEGMMHPVDTIKTRIQSQAILSGSQSQKSILQMVRTVWAADRVRGFYRGITPGVTGSLATGATYFGFIESSKKWIEESHPSLGGHWAHFIAGAVGDTLGSFVYVPCEVMKQRMQVQGTRTSWTNAVVKDNICVKSGEQMYGYYTGMFQAGSSILKEQGPRGLYAGYWSTLARDVPFAGLMVMFYEALKDLTEYGKQKWMPSLDDFINSSMEGLVLGGLAGGFSAYLTTPLDVIKTRLQVQGSTVRYKGWLDAMQRIWMVEGVKGMFRGSIPRITWYIPASALTFMAVEFLRDQFNERMDGDKKHEVANLSIERKGPSLREVA, encoded by the exons ATGGCGGTTCAGAGTCCAACTTCAAATGGAATTCAGCCTTCCACATCGCATTCAATCCCTTCTGCAACTGACCATCAGTTCTTTG TGTGGAGAGAGTTCGTATGGGGAGCTATTGCTGGAGCTTTTGGGGAAGGAATGATGCATCCCGTTGATACCATCAAGACACGAATTCAGAGTCAAGCAATTCTTAGCGGAAGCCAG AGCCAAAAGAGCATACTGCAGATGGTCCGGACAGTCTGGGCTGCTGATAGAGTAAGAG GCTTTTATAGAGGTATAACTCCTGGAGTTACTGGGTCTCTGGCAACTGGAGCAACATATTTTGGTTTTATAGAGTCTAGCAAAAAGTGGATCGAAGAATCACATCCTAGCCTTGGAGGCCACTGGGCACATTTCATTGCTGGAGCTGTTG GAGATACGCTTGGTTCTTTTGTATATGTTCCATGTGAAGTAATGAAGCAACGAATGCAGGTGCAAGGCACAAGAACATCTTGGACTAATGCCGTTGTGAAAGACAATATCTGTGTGAAATCTGGTGAGCAGATGTATGGCTATTACACTGGAATGTTTCAGGCTGGCAGTTCAATATTGAAGGAGCAGGGGCCAAGAGGATTGTATGCTGG ATACTGGTCTACACTTGCAAGGGATGTTCCATTCGCTGGCCTAATG GTTATGTTTTATGAAGCCCTGAAAGATCTGACAGAGTATGGGAAGCAAAAATGGATGCCCAGTTTAGATGACTTCATTAATAGTTCTATGGAGGGACTGGTCCTGGGAGGATTGGCTGGTG GTTTCAGCGCATATCTGACCACTCCCTTGGATGTCATCAAAACAAGATTGCAAGTTCAGGGATCAACTGTAAG GTACAAAGGCTGGTTGGACGCAATGCAAAGAATATGGATGGTTGAAGGTGTCAAAGGAATGTTCAGAGGAAGCATCCCCAGGATAACATGGTATATCCCAGCCTCTGCACTTACTTTCATGGCTGTGGAATTTCTCAGGGACCAATTCAATGAAAGAATGGATGGCGACAAGAAGCATGAAGTTGCCAACTTGTCAATAGAGAGAAAGGGACCATCTCTGCGAGAGGTAGCGTAG
- the LOC110647878 gene encoding ATP synthase subunit gamma, mitochondrial, with translation MAMAALRREGRRFAAPLISSQPMTAIRSSLIAEEQTPLGLRSISTQVVRNRMKSVKNIQKITKAMKMVAASKLRAIQTGAENSRGLWQPFTALLGDVPSVDVKKNVIVTISSDKGLCGGINSTSVKISKAIHKLTAGPEKETKYVILGEKAKAQLIRDSRKDIELSITELQKNPLNYTQVSVLADDILKNVEYDALRIVFNKFHSVVSFIPTMSTVLSPEVVEKEAESGGKLGELDSYEIEGGETKGEILQNLAEFQFSCVLFNAILENACSEQGARMSAMDSSSRNAGEMLDRLTLTYNRTRQASITTELIEIISGASALEG, from the exons ATGGCGATGGCTGCTTTGAGACGCGAAGGGAGGCGATTCGCTGCCCCCCTCATCAGTTCCCAACCGATGACCGCCATCCGATCCTCTCTTATTGCTGA GGAGCAGACCCCTCTTGGATTACGTTCTATCTCAACTCAAGTTG TCAGAAATCGAATGAAGAGTGTCAAGAATATTCAGAAAATTACAAAGGCTATGAAGATGGTTGCAGCCTCAAAGTTACGTGCAATTCAAACTGGAGCAGAAAATTCCCGTGGCCTATGGCAGCCATTTACTGCTCTTCTTGGCGATGTTCCTA GTGTGGATGTGAAGAAGAATGTAATTGTCACTATTTCTTCAGACAAAGGTCTATGTGGAGGAATTAACTCCACATCAGTCAAGATAAGCAAGGCTATACACAAGTTGACTGctg GTCCTGAGAAAGAAACAAAATATGTCATCTTGGGAGAAAAGGCGAAGGCTCAGTTGATTCGTGACTCGAGGAAGGACATTGAACTATCCATTACTGAGTTGCAGAAGAATCCTCTGAACTATACTCAG GTCTCTGTTCTGGCAGATGACATCTTAAAGAATGTGGAGTATGATGCTTTGAGGATTGTCTTCAACAAGTTCCATTCAGTTGTTTCATTTATTCCAACCATGTCAACTGTTTTATCTCCAGAG GTTGTGGAGAAAGAGGCTGAATCTGGGGGAAAACTTGGAGAACTTGACTCTTATGAGATTGAAGGTGGTGAAACAAAGGGTGAAATACTTCAGAATCTTGCCGAGTTCCAGTTTTCTTGT GTCCTGTTCAATGCTATATTGGAGAATGCTTGCAGTGAACAAGGAGCAAGGATGTCTGCTATGGACAGCTCAAGCAGAAATGCTGGCGAGATGCTTGATCGTCTGACACTTACTTATAACAG AACTCGTCAAGCATCAATTACtactgagttgattgagattataTCGGGAGCATCAGCACTAGAAGGTTAA